The Desulfurellaceae bacterium genome contains the following window.
GACCCGAGCAGGTCATGCATGTCGGCGATTCGCTGCTGCACGATATTGTCGGTGCCCAGGCGGTCGGGATTCACGGCGTGTGGCTGAACCGCAAACGCCTCGCCGTCGCCGACCTGCCGGCCCAGCTTCAACACCAGCTCGGGGATACTCGAGCAGAATATGAGATTAGCAGCCTGACCGAGCTGCACGCCTGTATCGACCGGCTCATGGAGATCGCCCCCGGCTGAGCCGCACAGCTTGCCTCGGGCCGGACGGTTCGGCTATGAGGAGTCAGAGACACCACCATGGATAAAAACGCCTACGACATTCTCCTGTTCAACTACTACCGCGAGGCCGAGCTGCGCGGCGCCGACCTCATTCTGCGCTTGATCAACCGCATGGACGACCCCCGTCTACAAGAAAAACTCTCCCGGCATCTGGCCGACGAAACCAAGCACGCCTGGCTGTGGACCGAACGGATTCGGGCCCTGGGTGGCATCCCGGTCCGTATTGACAACGGCTATCATCGTCATCTGCGCCGCAAGATCGGCCTGCCCTCAAAGCTACTCGACCTGCTCGCCCTGACCTATGTGGTCGAAGAGCGCTCGCGCAAGCGCTACGAAGAGCACGCCGCCCGGCCCGAGGTAGACACCGCCACCCGCAAAGTCCTTGACGAACTTCAGGAGGATGAAGAGCGCCACCTCAGCTGGGTGTCTGAGAAACTGACCCGGATGGCCGAACACGAGAGCCAGGACAGAGTCACGGCCGTCCTTGAGCGCTATCGAACACTCGAAGCAGAGGTGTTTGCCGAGATGGTGGCGGACGAGCAGCGGGCCTTGCAGAAGATAACGGAAGACGTGGACTGAGGCGTCAGTTAGAGTTTCTTTTTCTTCTTCGACACGTAATCGACCAGCAGATACTCTCCCAGGCTGTCGGGCCGGGTATAAAACGCCCGGCCCCGGTTGAGCTGGGTCATTTTTTCGACAAAGGCCCGCAGGCTGGGGCTATCGTCGAGCATGAACGTATTAATCGTCACCCCGCGCTGGGTGGCCCGCTCGACCTCTCTGAGCGTTTCCTGGGCGGCCCGCATGCTGATCCCGCCAAACGACAAGGGCCACTCACAGTACAGCCGACCATGAGAAAAATAGGCCGTCGGCTGTCCGTCGGTCACCACAATAATCTGGCGGTTCTGGCTCGGATGGCGGTGAATCAGGTCTGAGGCCAGGCGAATGCCGTCCTGCAGATTGGTGAACGGATCGCCCATATTCCAGCTGGCCTCGGGCAGATCCTTGACCTTCAGCTCAACCGCCCGGGTAAAGAAGCCGACGATGGCAAAGTAGTCGCGCGGATAGCGCGTCCGAATCAGGCTCTCCAGGGCCAGGGCGACTTTTTTGGCCGCAGCGAAGCGTCCCTCCCAGCTCATCGACCAACTCATATCGAGCAGCAGGACGGTCGAGGTGGTGGTCGCGTGGTCGGTTTCATACACCGTAAAATCGTCGGGCTGGATGCGCAGCGGCACCCCGCTGCCGTTACGCGTCAGCGACTTTTTGAGGGTGCCGATCAGATCGAGATGGAAGGGATCGCCGTAGGCGTAGGGCTTGGTCTCGTTGACCTTGATCTCGGCAATGCCGCGGTGGTCGGCGGCGTGGGCGCCGGAGCGATCCCGGAGCAGGGTGGCATAAATGTCCTGGAGCGCCAACTGGCCGATACGCCGAATGCCCTTGGGCGACAGCATCAAGCGCCCTTCGCGAGGGATGACAAACCCGGCCTCCTGCAACAGCGCCTGCATCTGTTGCAGGTTCTCGAAGTCTTGGAGTGCGCCCTGGCCGAGCATATCCTGGAGCATGCTGGGGTCGATTTTCTCGGGCTGACCCGACAGCAGGTTCTGCTCCATCTCCTGCAGCTGGGTCATCTCTTTCATCAGGTCGAGGGCCTCGTCATAGGTCAGCGACTGGGGACCGTTGAACAGATCGTTATAGCGCCGCTGAAAGTCCTCCAGAGAACGAATGTTCTCGAACTCCTGCAT
Protein-coding sequences here:
- a CDS encoding ferritin-like domain-containing protein, with product MDKNAYDILLFNYYREAELRGADLILRLINRMDDPRLQEKLSRHLADETKHAWLWTERIRALGGIPVRIDNGYHRHLRRKIGLPSKLLDLLALTYVVEERSRKRYEEHAARPEVDTATRKVLDELQEDEERHLSWVSEKLTRMAEHESQDRVTAVLERYRTLEAEVFAEMVADEQRALQKITEDVD
- a CDS encoding VWA domain-containing protein produces the protein MITIRYTAWDGSQRVQLSADKVFQELADHLSATDDMRQAMDKLMRQGVEGENDEKLKGLDDLVRDLREQMRERYRQANLDSSLDEMQDKLNQILNQERDTLQQRRPQKPELEKNEEFLDRLPQRMSDKMEKLSRYPFEDEAAQEAFDELMQEFENIRSLEDFQRRYNDLFNGPQSLTYDEALDLMKEMTQLQEMEQNLLSGQPEKIDPSMLQDMLGQGALQDFENLQQMQALLQEAGFVIPREGRLMLSPKGIRRIGQLALQDIYATLLRDRSGAHAADHRGIAEIKVNETKPYAYGDPFHLDLIGTLKKSLTRNGSGVPLRIQPDDFTVYETDHATTTSTVLLLDMSWSMSWEGRFAAAKKVALALESLIRTRYPRDYFAIVGFFTRAVELKVKDLPEASWNMGDPFTNLQDGIRLASDLIHRHPSQNRQIIVVTDGQPTAYFSHGRLYCEWPLSFGGISMRAAQETLREVERATQRGVTINTFMLDDSPSLRAFVEKMTQLNRGRAFYTRPDSLGEYLLVDYVSKKKKKL
- a CDS encoding HAD family hydrolase, which translates into the protein PEQVMHVGDSLLHDIVGAQAVGIHGVWLNRKRLAVADLPAQLQHQLGDTRAEYEISSLTELHACIDRLMEIAPG